A window of the Cygnus atratus isolate AKBS03 ecotype Queensland, Australia chromosome 4, CAtr_DNAZoo_HiC_assembly, whole genome shotgun sequence genome harbors these coding sequences:
- the IGFBP7 gene encoding insulin-like growth factor-binding protein 7, which translates to MPSAVLLLVAALLAPALSAAAASGGCGPCEAARCPALPPRGCPLGRVRDACGCCWQCGRGEGEACGGFGGGRCAAGLECVKSRKRRKAKGGPEPGAGPAALSGTAAPVGVCLCKSRYPVCGSDGLTYGSGCQLRAASLRAQSRGEPAITQRSKGACEQGPSIVTPPKDIWNVTGAQIYLSCEVMGIPTPVLIWNKIIRGQYGVQRMELLPGDRENLAIQTRGGPEKHEVTGWVLISPLSKEDEGEYECHASNAKGEATASAKIHVVETLNDIALNKDDGAEL; encoded by the exons ATGCCGTccgcggtgctgctgctggtggcggCGCTGCTGGCGCCCGCCCTCTCCGCGGCGGCGGCAtcggggggctgcgggccgtGCGAGGCGGCGCGGTGCCCGGCGCTgccgccgcggggctgcccgcTGGGGCGGGTGCGGGACGcctgcggctgctgctggcagtgcgGGCGCGGCGAGGGCGAGGCGTGCGGCGGCTTTGGCGGGGGGCGCTGCGCCGCCGGGCTCGAGTGCGTGAAGAGCCGCAAGCGCCGCAAGGCCAAGGGCGGCCCGGAGCCGGGCgctggccccgctgccctcTCCGGCACCGCCGCCCCGGTGGGCGTGTGCCTGTGCAAGAGCCGCTACCCGGTGTGCGGCAGCGACGGGCTGACCTACGGCAGCGGCTGCCAGCTCCGAGCCGCCAGCCTGCGGGCACAGAGCCGCGGGGAGCCGGCCATCACCCAGCGCAGCAAGGGAGCCTGCGAGCAAG GACCCTCCATCGTGACCCCTCCTAAGGACATATGGAACGTGACAGGAGCACAGATCTACCTGAGCTGCGAAGTCATGGGCATTCCAACTCCTGTCCTCATCTGGAACAAG ATCATTAGGGGACAATATGGTGTCCAGAGAATGGAGCTTCTGCCTGGTGACCGGGAAAATCTGGCTATTCAGACCCGAGGTGGCCCTGAGAAACACGAAGTGACTGGCTGGGTACTG ATATCTCCTCTGAGCAAAGAAGATGAAGGAGAATATGAGTGTCATGCATCAAATGCCAAAGGAGAGGCAACAGCTTCTGCAAAAATCCATGTTGTGGAAACTCTGAATGACATAGCCCTGAACAAAG